A region of the Cytobacillus sp. IB215665 genome:
ACAATCTTCTACGGAGTTATTAACAAAGGTTGAAACGCTGGCTGGATTATCTCATCATTTAACTGAGATGATTAAATCATTACAAAATATTTCTTCGCAAACGAATCTTTTAGCTTTAAATGCCTCCATAGAAGCAGCCCGTGCTGGTGCTGAAGGGAGAGGATTTGATGTCGTCGCTAAGGAAATTCGTAAGCTATCTGAAGAAAGCGCCAAAGCAACAAAACAGGCGCAAACTTCAATTTCATCTATCTTATCTGAGATTCAAGATATTAGTGACCTTTCAAAGGATGGACAACATAAGATAGGAACAGGGATTCAAAGTGTTCAAACATCAAAAGAGTTATTCGATTCAATCCATTCAGCGATCTCAGTTGTAGCTAACCAAAAAGAAGAGCTAAGGAATGTAACTGAAGAGATCAATCAAATGAGTCAAAAGGCTAACACGATAAGTCAAAGTATTTCTGAAAATAGAAAAGTTATTGCAATAGGTTTAGATTCAGCCATAAGTGTACATAGTTAACTAGCCATAAGATAACTGGTGGAACGACAAGCAATACATAAGGTGATGGACCATATCGGTTAACGACAGTTCTCATGCCATGCATACATACAACAGGCGCATTTAACATGAACGTCCATCCAGCAACTGCTGCCACCATTTTCTCAGCAAATGTCCATTTCTTAAAACATAAATGTACGATTAGGATGCTTAAAATAGCAATAATAACTGTCTTTATGACAATTAAATACAATATGGATAGTGAAAACATTGTATGGTCTATCATAACTGATCGATAAATATTTAAGATAATAAATCCATATAAGCTAATTGTGCCGAGCTTTTGATATTGCTCGGTTTTCTTCTTATACAAGTGCATGTCCTTCTTTAATAAAAGCAAACCATTACATAGACCAATGAACATACCGAGTACAAAGTCATATACAAAAGGAATGTGAGGGAATAAATCGTATTTGAATGCAGCAACGATCATAGCTGTTATTGCTAATAAATATGCACTCTCCTTCGTAAAAGGGATATGTAATTTCTCTTTCTTTCCTATATACCTATCTTGTAAGTTATCTTTACTATAAAACTGTCTGCTCAACAGTAAAAATATTGGCGTGATGAAAAAGACAAGCAACATCTGAATCGAACACCAATAAGATACGCGTGTTAAATCATCTTCAGAAACAAATGTGCTCACAAGTTCAATGTTAAAAGCAAACATAATAGAACTAAAAACCCATGTGTCAGTGCCACTAAATAAATATGAAAGGACATTCAAAAGGGTAATCAGTAAGGCACAAATGATGATTAGAGCAACTAGTCTAGATATGTATTTTCTATTAAGGACCGGAGCCATTTGCATACCAATCGAAAAAAGAAATGCTGTTACCATAATTCTTTCTAACTCTAAAGGGAAAGTTAAAGGGTCGTTGAAAAATGCTGAAATTATAAACATTAGTACACTTCCGATGAACGGGATAGATACGAAATAATTTTGGAGTCCGTACTTTATAACTATGCTTTCACTTAATTTCATGACTAAGATAAGAAGAATGATCGATACTACTATCAACATAAACACTCCATATAATTGCTCTTATATCATAGCTACTCTCGCATTGTGTTGTTAGTGTAAAAAAACATATACAACTGTAGATCGTGACACTTTTGCTCTTCAGTCGGATATAACCGTAGCAACAAAGTATACGAAAAGAGCTTAAACAATAGAAATAAGGCAATGTGAATTATTAAATCATCTTCAGCAACTGTATAATATAAATGACTATAATTCAGTAAGCGACCTTACATCCTATTCTCATGAGCTGTAAATGGAGGAATTGATAAACTATATTTTAGAGTGTAGAGCACGATATTTAGTATTTATATGTAAATATATGGATTAATTACGATAGGATTTGAAAAAAGAGTTGGAAAGCTTTAAACTATATATAACGACATAAAATGAAATAGTTATTCATATAGTTGCTGTAAAGGCATCGCACTACTATCGTGTGATGCCTTTGCTACAATGTTTTAATAAACATGTAAGATCATACGTTATTTTGGTTACGCTTAATAGTGTGTGTTCAAATGGAAAGTTGGACATCATGATATAATAGTGAGTGTGAAGTTAAGGGGGAACGTAGTTGTGAGTCGAAAAACAGCAGTAATTTTGATCGTTATATCGATGCTACTAGGAGCTGGAGGTACTTACGCTGGAGTAAAGTATGTTGATGATGATCAACCAGTCATTCAGTCGGATCAGTTGACTAGTGTAGAAGACAAAGCTGTTCAGCAAGAAGTCACCAAAGATGAAGAGGATTTTACAAAAGTTGAAGAAGTGTTTGAATTAATTAAAAATCGTTATGTAGAACAAATTGATGACTCGGAGTTGATTGAAGGAGCCATCGAAGGCATGATTGAAACGTTAGAAGATCCGTTTTCATCATATATGGATAAAGAGACAGCTGACCAATTTAATCAGTCACTTTCATCATCATTTGAAGGAATTGGTGCAGAGGTAAGTATGGAAGATGGCATTCTTACAATTGTAACACCTTTTAAAAATTCACCTGCCGAAAAAGCAGGGCTAAAGTCTAAAGATAAAGTTATTAAAGTTGATGGTGAAAGTATAGAAGGCTTAGATTTATTTGAAGCAGTGTTAAAAATTCGTGGAGAAAAAGGCACGACCGTCGTTTTAGAGGTAATTCGAGAAGGTGTTTCTGACACTATAACTTTTGACGTTGTGAGAGATGAAATACCTATTGAAACAGTCTATTCA
Encoded here:
- a CDS encoding methyl-accepting chemotaxis protein — encoded protein: MSQAINNNKLLQAKNVMELQKKEMTEFLNNADGIVESSNNLTYLSNDINNQVNEAAQYAEDGTQTVVRTVEEMNSIQQSSTELLTKVETLAGLSHHLTEMIKSLQNISSQTNLLALNASIEAARAGAEGRGFDVVAKEIRKLSEESAKATKQAQTSISSILSEIQDISDLSKDGQHKIGTGIQSVQTSKELFDSIHSAISVVANQKEELRNVTEEINQMSQKANTISQSISENRKVIAIGLDSAISVHS